One genomic segment of Pseudomonas fortuita includes these proteins:
- a CDS encoding Fic family protein, with protein MPSFSHHDLQLLNPSFDSPLVDVLAELEFLRRLRLEGDTPPQVFFQLKALFHTLESLGSARIEGNHTTLADYIDSKVEGKAESTDQLLEIANIEKAMDYIEEVIKPGADLTEHTIRELHAMTVLGLRREGDRTPGAYREGAVRIAQAEHVPPDGVLVAQYMQELVSFINRDDSPKYALMKVALAHHRFGWIHPFGNGNGRVVRLLTYALLMKYGFNVNTGGRVLNPTAVFCNDRDKYYTMLGLADTGTTAGLEAWCTYVLQGIRDELEKVDKLTDYGYLTKCILLPAVSFARSREWITATEEQILVSVIKMKVVKSSDIAQALPALTANQRTYQIKNLVEQGMLLPINPGSRQYTLGFSNNYLVRGVIKALREQGFIPEPLDRP; from the coding sequence ATGCCCTCGTTTTCTCACCACGACCTGCAGCTACTGAACCCATCCTTCGACTCGCCGCTGGTTGACGTTCTGGCCGAGCTCGAATTTCTGCGCAGGCTGAGGCTGGAAGGGGACACCCCACCTCAGGTGTTCTTTCAGTTGAAGGCGCTGTTCCACACGCTGGAGAGCCTGGGCTCTGCTCGAATCGAGGGCAACCACACCACACTGGCCGACTACATCGACAGCAAGGTCGAAGGGAAGGCCGAGAGCACCGATCAGTTGCTGGAAATTGCCAACATCGAGAAGGCGATGGATTACATCGAAGAGGTGATCAAGCCCGGTGCAGACCTGACAGAGCATACGATCCGAGAATTGCACGCCATGACCGTACTGGGGTTACGGCGTGAAGGCGATAGAACGCCAGGCGCCTACCGGGAAGGGGCGGTCAGGATCGCCCAGGCGGAGCATGTGCCTCCGGACGGTGTGCTGGTGGCGCAGTACATGCAGGAGTTGGTCAGTTTCATCAATCGCGACGATTCCCCTAAATACGCGCTGATGAAGGTCGCCCTGGCGCACCACCGTTTCGGTTGGATTCACCCATTCGGCAATGGAAATGGGCGGGTGGTAAGGCTGCTGACCTATGCGCTGTTGATGAAGTACGGCTTCAACGTGAACACGGGTGGTCGGGTACTCAACCCCACAGCGGTGTTCTGCAATGACCGGGACAAGTACTACACCATGCTGGGGCTTGCCGATACTGGCACCACAGCAGGGCTGGAGGCATGGTGTACCTATGTGCTGCAGGGTATCCGCGACGAATTGGAGAAGGTGGACAAGCTCACCGACTATGGCTACCTCACGAAGTGCATTCTGCTGCCGGCGGTGAGTTTTGCACGCAGTCGGGAGTGGATTACCGCGACCGAGGAACAGATTCTGGTCAGCGTCATAAAGATGAAGGTCGTGAAATCGAGTGACATTGCTCAGGCACTCCCCGCGCTCACGGCTAACCAACGGACTTATCAGATCAAGAACCTGGTAGAGCAAGGCATGCTTCTGCCAATCAACCCAGGTTCGAGGCAATACACCCTTGGCTTTTCCAACAATTATCTGGTGCGTGGGGTCATCAAGGCACTGAGGGAGCAGGGGTTCATTCCAGAGCCACTCGACAGGCCTTGA
- a CDS encoding LysR family transcriptional regulator gives MIAIHGLEQKINLGATVGQECMSGIEWESQRVFLAVLRSGSLSGAAKLLGIAQATARRRLDHLEHALGVSLFTRTPQGLTPTAGAQRLIEHVEAMDLAAQTFNRMASSEASMDHGTVRLTCGELLGVEVLPSLLRPFHYEHAGLKLELSISDALEDIARLQSDIAVRLMRPNEADITVRRVGSLRIGIHASARCLERYGNPASLLSLRQRPLIGPDRRSADLRRFVEAGLCDADQHFAIASDHHLAQLAALKAGLGFGLCPTQIAKSHDLIHVLPHDFGFEVDVWIAMHNDLRKINRIAQAFEVLGEQLHQYLCLADQ, from the coding sequence ATGATCGCTATTCACGGGCTCGAGCAGAAGATCAATTTAGGAGCAACTGTTGGCCAAGAATGTATGAGCGGTATTGAATGGGAAAGCCAGCGTGTATTTCTCGCCGTGTTGCGCTCTGGCAGCCTAAGCGGCGCGGCGAAGTTGCTGGGTATCGCCCAGGCCACTGCGCGCCGGCGCCTTGACCATCTTGAACACGCTCTCGGTGTGAGTCTGTTCACCCGCACACCTCAAGGGCTGACGCCTACTGCCGGAGCGCAGCGCCTGATCGAGCATGTGGAGGCCATGGATCTGGCTGCGCAAACCTTCAACCGCATGGCCAGCTCTGAAGCGTCGATGGATCACGGTACAGTCCGGCTGACCTGTGGCGAGTTGCTTGGCGTCGAGGTATTGCCTAGCCTGCTGCGCCCTTTCCATTACGAACACGCCGGGCTCAAACTTGAGTTGAGCATAAGCGACGCGCTTGAAGACATCGCCAGGCTGCAATCGGATATTGCGGTGCGGCTGATGCGGCCCAACGAAGCTGATATCACGGTGCGGCGTGTCGGCAGTTTGCGGATTGGCATCCATGCCAGTGCCAGGTGCCTGGAGCGCTACGGTAATCCAGCCTCCCTGCTGTCGCTGCGCCAGCGGCCCCTGATCGGGCCGGACAGACGCTCAGCGGATTTGCGTCGTTTTGTCGAAGCCGGTCTGTGCGATGCCGACCAGCATTTCGCCATCGCCTCTGATCATCACCTCGCTCAGCTGGCCGCTCTGAAAGCGGGCTTAGGCTTCGGACTTTGCCCGACGCAAATAGCAAAATCGCACGACCTCATACACGTGCTGCCACACGATTTCGGCTTTGAGGTAGACGTGTGGATCGCAATGCACAACGACCTGCGCAAAATTAACAGGATCGCTCAGGCGTTCGAGGTTCTGGGAGAGCAGTTGCATCAGTATCTATGCTTGGCCGATCAGTGA
- a CDS encoding GFA family protein: MRITGQCRCGQVTLEIVAQQLPPLYACHCLNCQRWSGSAFGLHMLSAASAVQTVGETAIFEHEHQGQTSTQHACGTCHTRLFNETTAAPGMRVVRAGILDGSERLKPVAHIWTRRKQPWLVLPATIAQWQESPTPEAFAAALG; encoded by the coding sequence ATGAGAATCACCGGTCAGTGCCGATGTGGGCAAGTCACCCTCGAGATCGTGGCGCAGCAATTGCCGCCGCTGTATGCCTGCCACTGTTTGAACTGCCAGCGCTGGAGCGGCAGTGCGTTTGGTCTGCACATGTTGAGCGCGGCTTCGGCTGTTCAGACGGTGGGCGAAACGGCGATCTTTGAGCATGAACACCAAGGTCAAACGTCTACCCAACATGCCTGCGGCACATGTCATACCCGGCTGTTCAACGAGACCACGGCAGCCCCCGGCATGCGTGTGGTACGCGCCGGCATCCTGGATGGCTCTGAACGTTTAAAGCCAGTTGCGCATATCTGGACACGACGCAAGCAGCCATGGCTGGTGCTGCCGGCGACTATCGCGCAATGGCAGGAGAGCCCGACGCCCGAAGCATTCGCCGCCGCACTAGGGTAA
- a CDS encoding helix-turn-helix domain-containing protein: protein MKKLQPEERAQLVEDIVKRNAAGLDPIGASIRRLRLEVTGLDQETFAAMCKISTKSLYELESGKSNPKLSTLDAVLRLFGVRMGMVMTAIDKPTATLVGNNAGQLQAGGPIAVAAPLAGSHVVAGPKRGKSPAAVKAKKAVSRPPSPRARKSSQEK from the coding sequence ATGAAAAAACTACAGCCTGAAGAGCGCGCCCAGCTCGTAGAGGATATCGTCAAGCGCAACGCGGCGGGGCTCGATCCCATTGGGGCATCCATCCGCCGTCTGCGGCTCGAAGTCACCGGGCTTGACCAAGAGACCTTCGCGGCCATGTGCAAGATTTCCACGAAAAGCCTGTATGAATTGGAAAGCGGGAAGTCGAATCCGAAGCTCAGCACTTTGGATGCCGTGCTGCGCCTCTTTGGCGTGCGGATGGGTATGGTGATGACGGCTATAGATAAGCCCACTGCAACGCTCGTCGGCAACAATGCTGGCCAGTTGCAGGCGGGTGGGCCAATCGCTGTGGCCGCGCCGCTGGCTGGTTCCCACGTGGTGGCCGGACCGAAAAGAGGGAAAAGCCCTGCAGCGGTCAAAGCGAAGAAGGCAGTGTCGAGGCCGCCATCGCCACGGGCACGGAAAAGCAGTCAGGAAAAGTGA
- a CDS encoding malate dehydrogenase, with protein MNKLTIVGAGLVGEAAAQIIARDELCRELVLMDVQGELAQGKALDVWQAAVESGSDTRVYGGAQAEMLDGSELVVITAGVPRKPGQSRQDVLSINLPILDSIMADIQHHAPTATVLVVSNPVDVLTYRAWSLSGLGRAKVFGQAGVLDTARMKCFIAEQTGFSARDITALVLGGHGDSMVPLMRYCQIGSVPLSHFLSDDQIERIVERTRKGGGEILGLKKLGSACDAPGVAIAQMVDAIANGRNRILPAVAILEGEYGRTDIAMGVPCVLSDQGLARVIELPLDAQEQAMFDHSADQVARDIAEMKTL; from the coding sequence GTGAACAAGCTAACAATCGTGGGTGCCGGCCTGGTCGGCGAGGCGGCGGCGCAGATCATCGCCCGGGATGAGTTGTGCCGTGAACTGGTGTTGATGGATGTACAGGGCGAGCTGGCGCAGGGCAAGGCGCTGGATGTGTGGCAGGCCGCTGTGGAGTCTGGTTCCGATACCCGGGTCTACGGTGGTGCCCAAGCCGAAATGCTCGACGGTTCCGAGCTGGTGGTGATTACCGCAGGCGTGCCGCGCAAGCCCGGGCAGTCGCGCCAGGATGTGCTGAGTATCAACCTGCCCATTCTCGATAGCATCATGGCCGACATCCAACACCATGCGCCGACAGCCACGGTGCTGGTGGTGTCCAACCCGGTCGATGTGCTGACTTATCGGGCCTGGAGCCTCAGCGGCCTTGGGCGCGCCAAGGTATTTGGCCAGGCAGGGGTGCTGGATACCGCGCGCATGAAGTGCTTCATTGCCGAGCAGACCGGGTTTTCCGCTCGGGATATCACGGCGCTGGTGCTCGGCGGGCATGGCGACAGCATGGTGCCGCTGATGCGCTACTGCCAGATCGGCTCGGTGCCGCTGTCGCACTTCCTGTCCGATGACCAGATAGAGCGGATCGTGGAGCGCACGCGCAAGGGCGGCGGCGAGATTCTGGGCTTGAAGAAGCTGGGCAGCGCCTGCGATGCGCCGGGCGTGGCCATTGCGCAGATGGTGGATGCCATCGCCAATGGGCGAAACCGTATCTTGCCGGCTGTGGCGATTCTGGAGGGCGAGTACGGACGCACGGATATTGCCATGGGTGTGCCCTGTGTACTGTCAGACCAAGGGCTGGCGCGGGTGATCGAGTTGCCACTGGATGCGCAGGAACAGGCGATGTTCGACCATTCTGCGGATCAGGTGGCGCGGGATATTGCCGAGATGAAGACGCTTTGA
- a CDS encoding amino acid ABC transporter permease, protein MSSFPPSPKPVVKPAGAGLFSFRTRLLLTWLALFGLFVAFFLSFDLKFSIILEKFPNLAGFKLGPNGFLQGAALTLFLCLCSMVVSVLLGFAAALARLSNSAVLVGVASFYTSFFRGTPLLIQILLIYLGLPQLGLVPGAISAGIIALSLNYGAYLSEIFRAGILGVARGQREAALALGMRTRQIFCHVILPQAMRVIIPPTANQFISMLKDSSLISVMGVWEVMFLAQSYGRSSYRYLEMLTTAAVIYWVLSILLELVQARLERHFGKAYQR, encoded by the coding sequence ATGAGCAGCTTCCCCCCCTCCCCCAAGCCCGTGGTCAAGCCGGCGGGCGCCGGCCTGTTCAGCTTCCGTACCCGGTTACTGCTGACCTGGCTGGCGCTGTTCGGCCTGTTTGTGGCGTTTTTCCTCAGCTTTGACCTGAAGTTCTCGATCATTCTGGAGAAGTTTCCGAACCTCGCCGGCTTCAAGCTGGGGCCTAACGGCTTTCTCCAGGGCGCGGCGCTCACCTTGTTCCTGTGCCTGTGCTCAATGGTGGTCTCGGTGCTGCTGGGCTTTGCCGCCGCGCTGGCGCGGTTGTCGAACAGCGCCGTGCTGGTGGGTGTTGCCAGCTTCTACACCTCGTTCTTCCGCGGCACACCGCTGCTGATCCAGATCTTGCTGATCTACCTGGGCCTCCCGCAACTGGGCCTGGTACCGGGCGCCATCAGTGCCGGCATCATCGCGTTGTCGCTGAACTATGGGGCCTACCTGAGCGAGATCTTCCGTGCCGGTATCCTCGGGGTCGCGCGCGGGCAACGTGAAGCGGCGCTGGCCCTGGGCATGCGCACGCGGCAGATCTTCTGCCACGTCATCCTGCCCCAGGCCATGCGGGTGATCATTCCGCCCACGGCCAACCAGTTCATCTCGATGCTCAAGGACTCCTCGCTGATTTCGGTGATGGGCGTGTGGGAGGTCATGTTCCTTGCGCAATCCTACGGGCGGTCGAGCTATCGTTACCTGGAGATGCTGACCACGGCGGCGGTGATCTACTGGGTGCTGTCGATCCTGCTGGAGCTGGTGCAGGCACGGCTGGAGCGGCATTTCGGCAAGGCTTACCAGCGGTAG
- a CDS encoding ABC transporter substrate-binding protein: MRFSTVLGAGLVLLATASQAFAGATLERVESRKELVNVLMESYPPFSFLNDQNQLDGFDVDVAKAVADKLGVKLRLETPSWDVIAAGRWSGRYDICICSMTPSKARAEVFDFPVEYYASPAVIVVNAKDERIHGAKDLEGRKVGLTSASSYESYLNKNLVIEGDEDKKLEYPFDFVQIAPYDTDNVAFQDLGLGAGVRLDAILTNLVTAQPRLSQDKRFKLAGAPLYEEPNSVAIEKGDPEWDAKVRQVFAELKADGTLAKLSQKWIGADISK, translated from the coding sequence ATGCGATTTTCTACCGTGCTCGGTGCGGGCCTCGTGCTGCTCGCCACTGCTTCCCAGGCCTTTGCTGGCGCCACGCTGGAGCGGGTTGAATCGCGCAAGGAACTGGTCAACGTGCTGATGGAAAGCTACCCGCCGTTCTCCTTCCTCAACGACCAGAACCAGCTGGACGGTTTCGATGTGGACGTGGCCAAGGCCGTGGCTGACAAGCTGGGCGTCAAGCTGCGCCTGGAAACCCCGTCCTGGGACGTGATCGCCGCTGGCCGCTGGAGCGGCCGCTACGACATCTGCATCTGCTCGATGACCCCGAGCAAGGCCCGCGCCGAAGTGTTCGACTTCCCGGTGGAGTACTACGCCTCACCGGCGGTGATCGTGGTCAATGCCAAGGATGAGCGCATCCATGGCGCCAAGGACCTGGAGGGCCGCAAGGTGGGCCTGACCAGTGCATCGAGCTACGAGAGCTACCTGAACAAAAATCTGGTCATTGAAGGCGACGAAGACAAGAAGCTCGAATACCCCTTCGACTTCGTGCAGATAGCGCCCTACGACACCGACAACGTCGCCTTCCAGGACCTGGGCCTGGGGGCTGGGGTGCGCCTGGATGCCATCCTCACCAACCTGGTGACCGCGCAGCCGCGCCTGAGCCAGGACAAGCGCTTCAAGCTGGCCGGCGCACCGCTGTATGAGGAGCCGAACTCGGTAGCCATCGAAAAAGGCGACCCTGAGTGGGACGCCAAGGTGCGCCAGGTATTTGCCGAGCTGAAGGCTGATGGCACCCTGGCCAAGCTGTCGCAAAAATGGATTGGCGCCGATATCAGCAAATGA
- a CDS encoding homocysteine S-methyltransferase family protein: MVILDGGMGRELQRSGAPFRQPEWSALALSEAPEAVVGVHAAFIAAGAQVITSNSYAVVPFHIGEERFAKEGQQLANIAGQLARHAADTGAHPVRVAGSLPPLFGSYRPDLFQPERVAEVLLPLLQGLAPHVDLWLAETQSSIAEVRAIHQHLPEDGRPFWVSFTLQDEEVDAVPRLRSGEPVADAIEAVIGLGAAAVLFNCSQPEVIGAAIDVARELTQQHNADIAIGAYANAFPPQPKEATANDGLDELREDLDPPGYLAWATDWRERGASLVGGCCGIGPEHIAELKRNLG; encoded by the coding sequence ATGGTCATTCTCGACGGCGGCATGGGCCGTGAACTGCAGCGCAGTGGGGCGCCATTCCGCCAGCCCGAATGGTCGGCACTGGCGCTGAGCGAGGCGCCGGAGGCGGTGGTTGGCGTGCACGCAGCGTTTATCGCCGCCGGTGCACAAGTCATCACCAGCAACAGTTATGCGGTAGTGCCCTTCCACATCGGCGAGGAGCGCTTTGCCAAGGAAGGGCAGCAACTGGCCAATATCGCCGGCCAGCTCGCGCGGCATGCGGCCGATACCGGCGCGCACCCGGTAAGGGTGGCAGGTTCCTTGCCACCGCTTTTCGGTTCTTACCGCCCGGACCTGTTCCAGCCTGAGCGCGTGGCCGAGGTATTGCTCCCCCTGCTCCAAGGCCTGGCCCCTCATGTGGACTTGTGGCTGGCAGAAACCCAAAGCTCGATTGCCGAAGTGCGGGCCATTCATCAGCACCTGCCTGAAGACGGCCGGCCGTTCTGGGTGTCGTTCACCTTGCAGGATGAAGAGGTGGACGCTGTGCCTCGGCTGCGCTCCGGCGAGCCGGTAGCCGATGCCATCGAGGCCGTGATCGGCCTGGGTGCTGCGGCGGTGCTGTTCAACTGCAGCCAGCCGGAAGTGATTGGTGCTGCAATCGATGTCGCCCGCGAGCTCACCCAGCAGCACAACGCCGACATCGCAATCGGTGCCTATGCCAACGCCTTCCCGCCACAGCCCAAGGAAGCCACCGCCAACGATGGCCTGGATGAGCTGCGCGAAGACCTCGATCCACCTGGTTACCTGGCCTGGGCCACCGACTGGCGTGAGCGCGGCGCCAGTCTGGTAGGCGGCTGCTGTGGTATCGGCCCGGAGCACATTGCCGAGCTCAAACGTAACCTGGGCTGA
- a CDS encoding BCCT family transporter: MNAEQKRRSTINPPVFFTSAILVLLLVLYATVFQEHAQRVFEDVQQWIITNASWFYILTVALVLISVVFLAVSRYGDIKLGPDHSEPDYPNKSWFAMLFSAGMGIGLMFFGVAEPVMHFINPPVGEPNTIAAAREAMNITFFHWGLHAWAIYAIVALILAYFSFRNGLPLTLRSALYPLIGERIYGPIGHAVDIFAILGTVFGVATSLGYGVLQINSGLHQLFGLPVSTTVQVVLIAATCALATLSVASGLDKGIRILSELNLGLAVILMLFVLVVGPTVFLLQAYVQNTGAYLSDIVNKTFNLFAYEPTDWIGGWTLLYWGWWLSWSPFVGLFIARISRGRTIREFVCGVLFVPAGFTLLWMTVFGDTAIHMILHGGVRELAAVVDQDSSLALFAFLEHFPWSTTVSLVAVLMVVVFFVTSADSGALVVDMLASSGKGQSPLWQRVFWSVTMGAVAIALLLANGLKALQAATIASALPFAVILLVAIWGLFKALGLDATRRGLRTQSLPGQRQHRQNHGGWQRRLRNIAMMPRRAHVTRFINDVVKPACDEVAQELRKQGYEVTVEERDDGRVALELSHAGEGRFKYEVRPRAYNTPSFVLRESDDNNDARKYFRAEVYLREGGQDYDVMGWSREDVIGDILDQYERHLHYLHVVS, translated from the coding sequence ATGAATGCAGAGCAAAAACGCAGGAGCACCATCAACCCTCCCGTTTTCTTTACCAGTGCCATTCTGGTGCTGCTGTTGGTGCTGTACGCCACGGTTTTCCAGGAGCACGCTCAGCGTGTGTTCGAAGACGTGCAGCAATGGATCATCACCAACGCCAGCTGGTTCTACATCCTTACCGTGGCATTGGTACTGATCAGCGTGGTGTTCCTGGCGGTCAGCCGCTACGGCGATATCAAGCTGGGCCCGGACCACAGCGAGCCGGACTACCCCAACAAGAGCTGGTTCGCCATGCTGTTCTCGGCAGGCATGGGTATCGGCCTGATGTTCTTCGGCGTAGCCGAGCCTGTGATGCATTTCATCAACCCCCCGGTCGGTGAGCCAAATACCATCGCGGCAGCACGTGAAGCCATGAACATCACGTTCTTCCACTGGGGCCTGCATGCCTGGGCCATCTACGCCATCGTCGCGCTGATCCTGGCTTACTTCAGTTTCCGCAACGGGCTGCCATTGACGCTGCGTTCGGCGCTGTATCCTTTGATTGGCGAGCGCATCTACGGCCCGATCGGGCATGCTGTGGATATCTTTGCCATTCTGGGGACGGTATTTGGCGTGGCCACTTCGCTTGGCTACGGCGTGCTGCAGATCAACAGCGGCCTGCACCAGCTGTTCGGTTTGCCCGTCAGCACCACTGTGCAAGTCGTTCTCATCGCCGCCACCTGTGCCCTTGCCACGCTGTCGGTGGCCAGCGGGCTGGATAAAGGCATTCGCATTCTCTCCGAGCTCAACCTTGGCCTGGCAGTGATATTGATGCTGTTCGTGCTGGTCGTTGGCCCGACCGTGTTCCTGCTGCAGGCCTATGTTCAGAACACCGGCGCGTACCTGTCCGATATCGTCAACAAGACATTCAACCTGTTCGCCTACGAACCCACCGACTGGATCGGTGGCTGGACCCTGCTGTACTGGGGCTGGTGGCTGTCCTGGTCGCCTTTCGTAGGGCTGTTTATCGCGCGTATTTCCCGTGGTCGCACCATTCGCGAATTCGTCTGCGGCGTGTTGTTCGTACCGGCAGGTTTTACCCTGCTGTGGATGACTGTGTTCGGCGACACCGCCATTCACATGATCCTGCACGGGGGCGTGAGGGAGCTGGCGGCGGTTGTCGATCAGGACAGTTCGCTTGCGTTATTCGCGTTTCTCGAACACTTCCCGTGGTCGACAACGGTATCGTTAGTGGCGGTGCTGATGGTGGTGGTGTTCTTTGTCACCTCCGCGGACTCCGGGGCGCTGGTGGTAGACATGCTTGCCTCCTCGGGCAAAGGCCAATCGCCGCTGTGGCAGCGGGTGTTCTGGTCGGTGACCATGGGCGCAGTTGCCATTGCCTTGTTGCTGGCCAACGGCCTGAAAGCGCTGCAGGCAGCCACCATCGCCAGTGCCTTGCCATTCGCGGTCATCCTGCTGGTGGCGATCTGGGGCCTGTTCAAGGCCTTGGGCCTGGATGCCACCCGTCGTGGCCTGCGCACCCAGTCGCTGCCAGGCCAGCGCCAGCACCGGCAGAATCACGGTGGCTGGCAACGGCGCCTGCGCAACATCGCCATGATGCCGCGCAGGGCCCACGTTACCCGCTTTATCAATGATGTGGTCAAGCCCGCCTGCGACGAAGTGGCCCAGGAGCTGCGCAAGCAAGGTTACGAGGTTACGGTTGAGGAACGCGACGATGGCCGGGTCGCGCTCGAGCTTTCCCACGCGGGCGAGGGCCGCTTCAAATATGAAGTTCGGCCGCGTGCGTACAATACCCCCAGCTTCGTCCTTCGCGAATCTGACGATAACAACGATGCTCGCAAGTATTTCCGCGCCGAGGTGTATCTGCGTGAGGGCGGGCAGGACTACGACGTGATGGGCTGGAGCCGCGAAGATGTGATTGGCGACATCCTGGACCAGTACGAGCGCCACCTGCACTACCTGCACGTGGTCAGTTGA
- a CDS encoding arsenic resistance protein: MTREQLETHQTLIYFAAVFAAIAFGLLASDSARHLEALVTPAIAVLMYAMFLQIPFLDLRQGLGNRRFIAALLVANFILVPLLVWGITRGLVEHPALLIGALLVLLTPCIDYVVVFTHIGEGDSRLTLAATPVLLLVQLVLLPVYLALMLGDSSQVAISITPFVEAFVLLIVMPMALAVLTSAGARHSRKVATWNDAWAWLPVPAMALVLMVVIASQIAVVLRDFDRLLPVIPVYIGFMLLAPALGFVSARLLRLPATEARSVMFSASTRNSLVVLPLALALPEHLRTLAAAAVITQTLVELVCELGYVRAIPRLTRT; encoded by the coding sequence TTGACCAGAGAACAACTCGAAACCCATCAGACCCTGATCTACTTCGCCGCAGTGTTTGCCGCCATCGCCTTCGGCTTGCTGGCCAGTGACAGCGCCCGCCACCTGGAGGCACTGGTCACCCCCGCCATCGCCGTGCTGATGTACGCAATGTTCCTGCAGATCCCTTTTCTCGACCTGCGCCAGGGCCTGGGCAACCGCCGGTTCATCGCTGCCCTGCTGGTCGCCAACTTCATCCTCGTGCCGCTACTGGTCTGGGGCATCACCCGCGGGCTGGTCGAACACCCGGCGTTGCTCATCGGCGCCCTGCTGGTACTGCTCACACCCTGCATCGACTACGTGGTGGTGTTCACCCACATCGGCGAAGGCGACTCGCGCCTGACTTTGGCCGCCACCCCCGTGCTGCTGCTGGTGCAACTGGTGCTGCTGCCGGTGTATCTGGCATTGATGCTGGGCGACAGCAGCCAGGTGGCCATCTCCATCACCCCGTTCGTGGAAGCCTTCGTGCTACTGATCGTGATGCCAATGGCCCTTGCGGTGCTGACCAGCGCCGGTGCCCGCCACTCGCGTAAAGTCGCAACCTGGAATGACGCCTGGGCGTGGTTACCCGTACCGGCGATGGCCTTGGTACTGATGGTTGTGATCGCTTCGCAAATTGCCGTGGTGCTACGTGATTTCGACCGCTTGCTGCCGGTGATCCCGGTGTACATCGGTTTCATGCTGCTGGCGCCAGCGCTCGGGTTCGTTTCGGCCCGTCTGCTGCGCCTGCCAGCCACCGAGGCGCGTTCGGTGATGTTCAGCGCATCGACCCGCAATTCGCTGGTGGTGTTGCCGCTGGCACTGGCCTTGCCCGAGCATTTGCGCACCCTGGCAGCAGCTGCCGTGATCACGCAGACGCTGGTGGAGCTGGTGTGCGAGCTGGGTTACGTGCGGGCCATACCTCGCCTGACCCGCACGTAA